Proteins from one Anaerolineae bacterium genomic window:
- the rpmG gene encoding 50S ribosomal protein L33, giving the protein MAKRAVRVIVTLECEGCKERTYTTEKNRRNDPSRLELMKYCPRCKTHRLHRETR; this is encoded by the coding sequence ATGGCTAAGAGAGCTGTACGGGTCATCGTGACCCTGGAGTGCGAGGGCTGCAAGGAGCGGACTTACACGACGGAGAAGAACCGCCGTAACGATCCCTCCCGCCTGGAACTCATGAAGTACTGCCCTCGCTGCAAGACGCATCGGTTGCATCGGGAGACTAGATAG